Within Candidatus Thermoplasmatota archaeon, the genomic segment GTCAATGAGTATATGCCCGATGGAAGCATTGAAACAAGGGTGGTACCATTGACGGAAAAGGAGGTAAACGAGCTTAAAAGTAGATTATATAATGCAAAAACTATTGAGGAACGATTTTCTATGTTAAAGGAATATGGATTAATCCCAGAGGAAACCCTGCTTGAGGGCTTGGAAAAAGGAATGTATGCAAAAGCGGAGAGAATGGGATTAGTCAGAGAAAAAACTCAAAAATTCACTCATCAATACGAAGAAATAACTGACTTAAGATTGCCACTGATGTTGACTTTCTTTAGCCATATTAATGCAGTCTATTTTCTGGGCAATTCTATACGTATGGGGCTTACACCAACTACGATGCTGCTCAATCGTTTATTTGGTTTTAATATTCCAGGTATTGATCTAGTTGATGTGTGCTGGGCAACTCTTGGTATAATTAACACCCAAGGACTTTTGGGTGTTCATAATCTTCTGTGTATTCCCAGTTTCATGATTTTAGCAGGATTCGTGGGATACAGTGTCAAGCTCCCAATAGCATATCATATTTTTTCTGGTTATTCAGTCATGACTTTCGCAGCTGGCATAGGATTCCATGACTTTTCACCCATATCTCCGCAATAAACAAAAAACCTTGAGGAATTAAATCACAAACTCATATCGCAAAGATTATTCTTAATCATGTGCAGATTTGCTGACTCATATTTTTCCTTTTTCCATCCTTATCCTAATGTGTTTTATGTATGAAGGTATGCTTTCAATGTCCCTCACCATCATATTTTTTGCAAACAGGGCACGAAACTCGGTCATACATTTTGTTCTTCCGCCCAGGTTCTGCTCTATAGCATTTGAAAGCCTTCCGCCCTTTTTGTCCCAGTCTGTAAGAATAACGACTTTATCATATTCGGATGCTATCATATCGCAAAAGTCTACAATTTTTTTTCCGGAATGAATGGTTAAAATTTTGCCTTTTATACCAAGCCGACGGAGGGCATCCACATCCTTCTCTCCTTCCACGATAATGGGTATGGATTCATTTAACACCTTCAGATGGTTGATTGTTTCTTCAATCTCTTTAAGAGATTCCTCATAATTCATTTTCCAATTTTTTTATAACAATCTCTTTTTTTTCGTTAAGGAACAAACCCTTCTCGCTGCTTTTGTGGCCGTATGCAATATACACTTCATCGCCTTTCAGCCCAAAAAAATTTCTTGCCATGTCCATTATTTCTTTATTCGCCTTTCCATGTATGGGCTGGGCAACTGTTTCTACCACAATGCATTCCCTCCATTCATCATGTCCTGCGGGAAATTTTTGCTTATCACTGCCCGTTTTGACTTTTAGTTTAATGATTACCCCGCCTTCTGTTTCTTTTATCGCTTTTTCTATTCCTTTCATTTCATCCATGTGGAGAGGGAATAAATCCCCCTTCCATCAAATATTTTGTCTGCTCCCTCGCCTTCTTTATTATTTCTTCTGCCCTTTCGTACAGCTCCTGCCTGCTCAATTTTTTTCTTGCAATTCCCTGTTCTATTGCCTTCATGCCAACAGCCATTGCTTCATATGGAAACACTTCCCAGTCATCCATCGTGGGAACAATGTAGTTTTCACTCAAACCTTTTTTCTCTGCCACCTCCGCTATGGCGTATGCCGCTGCTATATGCATTTCATCGGTAATTGTTTTTGCCATTACATCCAGCGTGCCTCTGAATATTCCCGGAAAGCCAAGGCTGTTGTTTACCTGATTTAGAAAATCGCTCCTGCCCGTTCCGAAAATTCTGACCCCTGCTTCTTTTGCTTCCCAGGGCCATATCTCGGGGATGGGATTGGCTGCAGCTATCATGACAGCATCATCATTCATCTCTGCTACCCATTCTTTTTTTATCGTTCCAGGGCCTGGCTTCGATGCAGCTATGCATATATCCGCTCCTTTCAATGATTCGGGTATGCCCCCTTCTCTTCCCTCCCCATTTGTTTTCATTGCTATGTCATATTTATACGGATTTTTTTTTCTTAGGTCTTCAATATCTTGCCTACCTGGGTGGAGTATTCCCTTAGAATCAACCGCACGTATGTTTTTGGCGGGCACTCCTGCCTTTATCAGGGTGCGAATCAAGCAAGTGTTGGCAGCACCGACACCCACTATCGAAAATAATGTCTCGTCCATCTTCTTTCCGACAATTTTTAAGCCATTGACAATAGCAGCCAATGTTATTGCCGCCGTACCCTGCTGGTCGTCATGCCATACGGGAATTTCAACCTCCTTTCTGAGTCTGTCAAGAATGTAAAAGCATTTAGGGGAGGATATATCCTCGAGATTTATTCCTCCAAAAGTGGGCGTAATCCACTTTACCGCCTGTATAAACTCATCAGGGTCTTTTGTATTAATCATTACAGGGAATGCATCGACACCTCCGAGGTATTTGAAAAGCAATGCCTTTCCTTCCATAACGGGCAGTCCCGCATGAGGGCCTATGTCCCCCAGTCCAAGAACGCGTGTTCCGTCACTTACAACGGCTACGAAATTTGCTTTGTTGGTATGCTCAAAAACTTTCTCGGGATTTTTTGCG encodes:
- a CDS encoding toprim domain-containing protein, which codes for MNYEESLKEIEETINHLKVLNESIPIIVEGEKDVDALRRLGIKGKILTIHSGKKIVDFCDMIASEYDKVVILTDWDKKGGRLSNAIEQNLGGRTKCMTEFRALFAKNMMVRDIESIPSYIKHIRIRMEKGKI
- a CDS encoding DUF167 family protein, with the translated sequence MDEMKGIEKAIKETEGGVIIKLKVKTGSDKQKFPAGHDEWRECIVVETVAQPIHGKANKEIMDMARNFFGLKGDEVYIAYGHKSSEKGLFLNEKKEIVIKKLENEL
- a CDS encoding NADP-dependent malic enzyme, which translates into the protein MADRAERLIKEELIEKAKKPGKDAMKLHPFYKGKVQISPKCCIRDLNDFGIWYTPGVAEPCRDIAKNPEKVFEHTNKANFVAVVSDGTRVLGLGDIGPHAGLPVMEGKALLFKYLGGVDAFPVMINTKDPDEFIQAVKWITPTFGGINLEDISSPKCFYILDRLRKEVEIPVWHDDQQGTAAITLAAIVNGLKIVGKKMDETLFSIVGVGAANTCLIRTLIKAGVPAKNIRAVDSKGILHPGRQDIEDLRKKNPYKYDIAMKTNGEGREGGIPESLKGADICIAASKPGPGTIKKEWVAEMNDDAVMIAAANPIPEIWPWEAKEAGVRIFGTGRSDFLNQVNNSLGFPGIFRGTLDVMAKTITDEMHIAAAYAIAEVAEKKGLSENYIVPTMDDWEVFPYEAMAVGMKAIEQGIARKKLSRQELYERAEEIIKKAREQTKYLMEGGFIPSPHG